In Zea mays cultivar B73 chromosome 7, Zm-B73-REFERENCE-NAM-5.0, whole genome shotgun sequence, the following proteins share a genomic window:
- the LOC103631880 gene encoding sister chromatid cohesion protein SCC2 isoform X1, producing MDPAAGGGRGRDRAGFERACRLPNTVHSEVLPSLPLPTLPRELGFDALRDDEPLAAPDRPDTIMQAANIARVLADTDVSHLGFTAADNVDVDPIRCSWLWREVLKHNPDAFKVKAPSPSSQGPFGGPGYQNQEHEKHFEHFTPNTSKARNESAFPQDEIDSHREHFYNELTSDSIASKKPKIRKRENNNSVSSSAPSIPNTQDVITTFCEVVEDFCGKTEIPDDGDGGDWLSIPLGDVKVLVNEITSVRSKRILHEVPMDTVTRLLDVIDRQIRYSQGLSIDVKENSDVVDAEPLVFSALEASHAALAIMTHHDMPKQLYREELIERIIDFSRHQITDCMAASNPTFRALYKPAENVANDGDDDEDDLENGQVSKRRRTATNLSMRKSSNKLSASVYSAVQKLCLILGFLKELLTTVRLSDGCILQLAKTCFTTFLVDNMQLLQLKAIGVICTVFSSYTQHRSYLVDEILHLLRKLQFSKNAVRTYHLADEDQKQIQMITALLVHLVQFSAIVPNSLKGTVDWTTIVDASGDADYYPIKCHEAATEACCRFWTDVLQRFTAAKSQDMSETKGIIDNLVQDFLMILNLPEYPAAASILEVLCVLLLQNAGLKSKDTNVRCFAIDLLGGIASRLKHDSVICSEEKLWILQDLTDAGSDGSKILKNKCCVCLGGRGINIACNECGRCFHSDCMGAASQDNLERDSVCPLCFCKQQLNVLQTYCQSQIKENGKKTAASTSKKSAKPAEVPAVDIIQQILLSYLQESGPQDDGNLFTRWFYLCIWNKENQHSQEEIIYYLARLKSKEILRDSGNGLAISRDSAKKICLALGQKNSFCRGFDKILALLLASLRENSPVIRAKALRAVSSIVEADPEVLGDKRVQSAVEGRFCDSAISVREAALELVGRHIASHPDVGLKYIEKVAERIKDTGVSVRKRAIKIIRDLCASNPNTDTTHAFVEIISRVNDEESSVQDLVCKTFYELWFEEPTGSHKHLVADGSSVPMEIAKKTEQIVDMLRKMTNHQPLITIIKRNLTLDFLPQSTKAAGINSYMVASIQKRCELICKRLLERILQVEEGAAKEMEIHMLPYIVALQAFCIVDPTLCIPVTDPSKFVVTLQPYLNIQVDSKSAAQLLESIIFVIDAVLPLIRKPTQNVVEELEKDLKHMIVRHSYLTVVHACIKCLCALSESAGRGPGLVENLVNIFYKHLSGANSDSQLLGRSLFCLGLLLRYGYQLMQTSENQLDFPKIINLLQRKYLLRDDFSLKVRALQTLGYILIAKPEFMLQKDMLKLIETALSSEVDYRLKIQGLQNLYEYLRDAESQLTAESTVKPPVRCEINGRSKVPVAAGAGDTNICGGIIQLYWSSILERCLDTNDQVRQSALKIVEVVLRQGLVHPITCVPHLIALEMDPLEGNSKLAHHLLMNMNEKYPLFFESRLGDGLQMSFKFFESIVSNHKMAANIKSNPIAFVKPGISRIYRLIRSNRNSRNKFVHSIVRKFESDSRSRSTVSFLVYCAEVLASLPFTCSDEPLYLIYDINRIIHLKAGGVESNLKRWTSMSQSQNTVDMPTLPGERHVVMQEPGGYYDNVGYAHERVNANPCSTSDVDMAKVQVDVDMAKVQGDCLDAIALQLLLKLKRHLKVVYSLDDARCQSFSLKEPPKSGETFSRQNIPFNVSSTNISLPSCLQDVASVYQDFKTVLHEDSMDFAVFIPSVQIRKRPTPRNTTNPTPRSTTRVRRTAASSVTKARGGARGDDSDDSDDDDWTGGPRVLDFSGGGRVTRQRVQV from the exons GTCCATTTGGAGGCCCAGGATATCAAAATCAAGAACATGAGAAGCACTTTGAGCATTTTACACCTAATACGAGCAAAGCACGAAATGAATCTGCATTTCCTCAGGATGAAATTGACTCACATAGAGAGCATTTTTAT AATGAACTGACCTCAGATTCAATTgcttcaaagaagccaaaaaTAAGGAAGAGAGAAAATAACAATTCTGTTTCAAGTTCTGCTCCCAGCATTCCTAATACTCAAG ATGTTATCACTACCTTCTGTGAGGTGGTGGAGGATTTCTGTGGAAAAaccgaaattcctgatgatggagATGGCGGTGACTGGTTGTCAATCCCACTTGGTGATGTTAAGGTTCTCGTGAATGAAATTACATCTGTTCGATCCAAAAGGATATTGCATGAGGTTCCTATGGATACAGTTACAAGGTTATTGGATGTGATTGACCGTCAGATTCGATATTCTCAAGGTTTGTCGATAGATGTGAAAGAAAAT TCTGATGTCGTTGATGCTGAACCTCTGGTTTTCTCTGCTTTGGAGGCCAGTCATGCTGCGTTGGCAATTATGACCCACCATGATATGCCAAAGCAACTGTACCGAGAAGAA CTTATTGAGCGGATTATTGATTTCTCAAGGCATCAGATCACAGATTGTATGGCAGCAAGTAACCCAACCTTCCGAGCTCTCTACAAACCAGCTGAAAATGTTGCAAATGATG gagatgatgatgaagatgatttggaaAATGGACAAGTTAGCAAGAGGAGACGTACTGCTACTAATTTGAGCATGAGAAAATCTTCAAACAA ACTTTCTGCTTCTGTTTATTCTGCTGTGCAGAAACTATGCTTGATATTGGGCTTTCTTAAGGAACTGCTCACAACAGTGCGCTTGTCAGATGGTTGTATTCTGCAGTTAGCGAAAACATGCTTTACTACATTCTTGGTGGATAATATGCAGCTATTACAATTAAAAGCAATCGGGGTTATTTGCACG GTGTTTTCGTCATACACACAGCACAGGAGTTACTTGGTTGATGAAATACTTCACCTTCTTCGCAAGTTGCAGTTTTCCAAAAATGCCGTCAGAACCTACCATCTAGCAGATGAAGACCAAAAGCAAATCCAGATGATAACAGCACTGTTAGTTCACCTGGTTCAGTTTAGTGCAATTGTTCCCAATAGCTTAAAAGGAACAGTTGATTGGACCACTATTGTTGATGCCTCCGGAGATGCTGATTATTATCCAATTAAATGCCATGAAGCGGCAACAGAGGCTTGTTGCCGTTTTTGGACTGATGTCCTTCAACGTTTTACTGCTGCTAAATCTCAAGATATGTCGGAAACCAAAGGAATAATAGATAATCTTGTTCAGGATTTCCTAATGATACTAAACTTGCCGGAGTATCCAGCTGCTGCTTCTATCCTTGAG GTTCTCTGTGTGTTGCTCCTTCAGAATGCTGGATTGAAATCTAAGGACACTAATGTTCGGTGCTTTGCTATTGATCTTCTTGGTGGTATTGCATCAAGATTGAAGCATGATTCGGTCATCTGTAGTGAAGAGAAGCTTTGGATATTGCAAGATCTCACTGATGCAGGTAGCGATGGCTCAAAAATCTTGAAAAACAAGTGCTGTGTTTGTCTTGGTGGAAGAGGTATAAATATAGCCTGTAATGAATGTGGAAGATGTTTCCATTCAGATTGTATGGGGGCTGCTAGCCAGGATAACTTAGAGCGTGATAGTGTTTGCCCCTTGTGTTTTTGCAAACAACAGCTCAATGTGCTACAGACGTACTGTCAGTCACAAATTAAAGAAAATGGCAAAAAAACTGCTGCGTCTACTAGTAAGAAATCTGCTAAACCAGCTGAGGTGCCAGCAGTGGATATTATTCAACAAATACTACTGAGTTATCTCCAAGAATCTGGTCCACAAGATGATGGGAACCTGTTTACTCGATG GTTCTATCTGTGCATCTGGAACAAAGAAAACCAACATTCTCaggaggagatcatctactatctCGCTAGATTAAAATCAAAAGAGATTCTGCGAGATTCTGGCAATGGTCTGGCAATTTCCAGAGATTCAGCAAAGAAAATTTGCTTGGCACTTGGTCAGAAGAACTCATTTTGCAGGGGTTTTGATAAAATTCTTGCTCTTCTTTTG GCTAGCTTGAGAGAAAATTCTCCTGTAATAAGAGCAAAAGCCTTGCGTGCG GTCAGCAGTATAGTTGAAGCTGACCCTGAGGTCTTGGGTGACAAACGTGTCCAATCTGCTGTCGAAGGGAGGTTTTGTGATTCGGCTATTTCTGTTCGTGAagctgcccttgaacttgttgggAGGCATATTGCTTCACATCCTGATGTGGGCCTGAAG TATATAGAAAAAGTTGCTGAGCGAATAAAGGACACTGGAGTCAGCGTTCGCAAGCGTGCAATCAAAATTATAAGGGATCTATGTGCTTCTAATCCAAACACAGACACAACACATGCCTTTGTGGAGATAATTTCTCGTGTTAATGATGAGGAATCCAGTGTACAG GATCTTGTATGTAAAACATTTTATGAACTATGGTTTGAAGAACCAACTGGGAGCCATAAGCACTTGGTTGCTGATGGAAGTTCAGTTCCAATGGAGATAGCTAAAAAGACTGAGCAAATTGTTGACATGTTGAGGAAGATGACCAATCACCAACCTCTGATTACCATCATAAAACGTAACTTGACTCTTGATTTCCTCCCTCAGTCAACCAAGGCTGCAGGGATTAACTCATACATGGTGGCATCAATTCAGAAGCGTTGCGAATTAATATGCAAACGCTTATTAGAAAGAATATTGCAG GTTGAGGAGGGAGCTGCTAAGGAGATGGAAATCCACATGCTTCCTTATATTGTTGCTTTGCAAGCATTTTGTATTGTTGATCCCACGCTCTGCATTCCAGTAACTGATCCTTCTAAGTTTGTTGTGACACTACAACCATACCTTAATATTCAG GTTGACAGTAAATCAGCTGCCCAGTTGCTTGAAAGTATTATTTTTGTGATTGATGCTGTTCTTCCACTCATAAGGAAGCCAACACAAAATGTTGTTGAAGAACTTGAGAAAGATCTGAAACATATGATAGTTCGCCATTCGTATTTGACAGTTGTACATGCCTGTATCAA GTGCCTTTGTGCTCTGAGCGAGTCAGCAGGTAGAGGTCCAGGATTAGTGGAAAACCTTGTCAATATTTTCTACAAGCATCTGTCTGGAGCTAATTCAGATAGTCAG TTATTGGGTCGATCACTGTTTTGTCTTGGACTCCTCCTTCGGTATGGTTATCAATTGATGCAAACATCTGAAAATCAGCTTGATTTTCCCAAGATTATCAACTTGCTCCAGAGAAAATATCTTCTCAGGGATGATTTTAGCTTGAAGGTTCGAGCTTTGCAG ACTTTGGGATACATACTTATTGCGAAGCCTGAATTTATGCTACAAAAGGATATGTTGAAACTCATAGAGACAGCACTATCTTCTGAGGTTGATTATAGATTAAAG ATTCAAGGACTTCAAAACCTCTATGAGTATCTCAGAGATGCTGAAAGCCAACTTACTGCCGAGAGCACTGTGAAACCTCCTGTCCGGTGTGAAATAAATGGCAGAAGTAAAGTGCCTGTTGCTGCTGGTGCTGGAGACACCAACATATGTGGTGGTATTATTCAATTGTATTGGAGTTCTATTCTTGAAAGGTGCttggatacaaatgatcaagttcGCCAGAGTGCACTTAAG ATTGTTGAAGTTGTACTCCGCCAGGGTTTAGTTCACCCTATTACCTGTGTTCCTCACCTTATAGCACTTGAAATGGACCCACTGGAGGGGAACTCAAAGTTGGCTCATCATCTGCTGATGAATATGAATGAAAA GTACCCTTTATTTTTTGAAAGCCGTTTGGGTGATGGACTACAAATGTCATTTAAATTCTTTGAATCCATAGTCAGCAACCATAAGATGGCAGCAAACATAAAATCAAATCCAATTGCATTTGTCAAACCTGGCATATCTAGAATATACCGTCTTATCCGTTCAAATCGAAATTCCAGAAACAAATTTGTCCACTCGATAGTTCGGAAATTCGAGTCTGATAGCCGGAGTCGCAGCACAGTTAGCTTTCTTGT ATACTGTGCCGAAGTTCTTGCCTCCCTGCCTTTCACATGCTCCGATGAACCACTTTACTTGATCTATGATATAAATCGAATTATTCACCTTAAAGCTGGAGGAGTTGAGAGCAATTTGAAAAGGTGGACTTCTATGTCTCAGTCTCAAAATACAGTGGATATGCCAACGTTGCCAGGAGAGAGGCATGTTGTCATGCAAGAGCCTGGCGGATATTATGATAACGTGGGCTATGCCCATGAAAGGGTGAATGCCAATCCTTGCAGTACTTCAGACGTGGACATGGCCAAAGTGCAGGTTGACGTGGATATGGCCAAAGTGCAG GGAGATTGCCTTGATGCAATAGCCCTTCAGCTACTGCTGAAATTGAAGAGACATTTGAAAGTTGTCTATAGTTTAGATGATGCCCGCTGTCAG TCATTTTCTCTAAAGGAGCCTCCGAAATCTGGAGAAACATTCTCCAGGCAGAATATTCCTTTTAATGTTAGCAGCACTAACATCAGTCTGCCGAGCTGCCTGCAGGACGTAGCTTCTGTTTACCAG GATTTCAAGACAGTGCTCCACGAAGATTCCATGGACTTTGCTGTGTTCATCCCTTCAGTCCAGATTAGGAAGCGCCCAACCCCGAGAAATACGACAAACCCAACCCCAAGAAGTACGACGAGGGTCAGGAGAACGGCTGCCTCGAGTGTTACAAAAGCCCGTGGTGGCGCACGTGGCGATGACTCCGACGACTCCGATGATGACGACTGGACCGGGGGCCCAAGAGTGCTTGACTTCAGTGGGGGTGGCCGTGTGACAAGGCAGAGGGTCCAAGTATGA
- the LOC103631880 gene encoding sister chromatid cohesion protein SCC2 isoform X4, whose product MIGYLQSDVVDAEPLVFSALEASHAALAIMTHHDMPKQLYREELIERIIDFSRHQITDCMAASNPTFRALYKPAENVANDGDDDEDDLENGQVSKRRRTATNLSMRKSSNKLSASVYSAVQKLCLILGFLKELLTTVRLSDGCILQLAKTCFTTFLVDNMQLLQLKAIGVICTVFSSYTQHRSYLVDEILHLLRKLQFSKNAVRTYHLADEDQKQIQMITALLVHLVQFSAIVPNSLKGTVDWTTIVDASGDADYYPIKCHEAATEACCRFWTDVLQRFTAAKSQDMSETKGIIDNLVQDFLMILNLPEYPAAASILEVLCVLLLQNAGLKSKDTNVRCFAIDLLGGIASRLKHDSVICSEEKLWILQDLTDAGSDGSKILKNKCCVCLGGRGINIACNECGRCFHSDCMGAASQDNLERDSVCPLCFCKQQLNVLQTYCQSQIKENGKKTAASTSKKSAKPAEVPAVDIIQQILLSYLQESGPQDDGNLFTRWFYLCIWNKENQHSQEEIIYYLARLKSKEILRDSGNGLAISRDSAKKICLALGQKNSFCRGFDKILALLLASLRENSPVIRAKALRAVSSIVEADPEVLGDKRVQSAVEGRFCDSAISVREAALELVGRHIASHPDVGLKYIEKVAERIKDTGVSVRKRAIKIIRDLCASNPNTDTTHAFVEIISRVNDEESSVQDLVCKTFYELWFEEPTGSHKHLVADGSSVPMEIAKKTEQIVDMLRKMTNHQPLITIIKRNLTLDFLPQSTKAAGINSYMVASIQKRCELICKRLLERILQVEEGAAKEMEIHMLPYIVALQAFCIVDPTLCIPVTDPSKFVVTLQPYLNIQVDSKSAAQLLESIIFVIDAVLPLIRKPTQNVVEELEKDLKHMIVRHSYLTVVHACIKCLCALSESAGRGPGLVENLVNIFYKHLSGANSDSQLLGRSLFCLGLLLRYGYQLMQTSENQLDFPKIINLLQRKYLLRDDFSLKVRALQTLGYILIAKPEFMLQKDMLKLIETALSSEVDYRLKIQGLQNLYEYLRDAESQLTAESTVKPPVRCEINGRSKVPVAAGAGDTNICGGIIQLYWSSILERCLDTNDQVRQSALKIVEVVLRQGLVHPITCVPHLIALEMDPLEGNSKLAHHLLMNMNEKYPLFFESRLGDGLQMSFKFFESIVSNHKMAANIKSNPIAFVKPGISRIYRLIRSNRNSRNKFVHSIVRKFESDSRSRSTVSFLVYCAEVLASLPFTCSDEPLYLIYDINRIIHLKAGGVESNLKRWTSMSQSQNTVDMPTLPGERHVVMQEPGGYYDNVGYAHERVNANPCSTSDVDMAKVQVDVDMAKVQGDCLDAIALQLLLKLKRHLKVVYSLDDARCQSFSLKEPPKSGETFSRQNIPFNVSSTNISLPSCLQDVASVYQDFKTVLHEDSMDFAVFIPSVQIRKRPTPRNTTNPTPRSTTRVRRTAASSVTKARGGARGDDSDDSDDDDWTGGPRVLDFSGGGRVTRQRVQV is encoded by the exons ATGATTGGATACCTTCAGTCTGATGTCGTTGATGCTGAACCTCTGGTTTTCTCTGCTTTGGAGGCCAGTCATGCTGCGTTGGCAATTATGACCCACCATGATATGCCAAAGCAACTGTACCGAGAAGAA CTTATTGAGCGGATTATTGATTTCTCAAGGCATCAGATCACAGATTGTATGGCAGCAAGTAACCCAACCTTCCGAGCTCTCTACAAACCAGCTGAAAATGTTGCAAATGATG gagatgatgatgaagatgatttggaaAATGGACAAGTTAGCAAGAGGAGACGTACTGCTACTAATTTGAGCATGAGAAAATCTTCAAACAA ACTTTCTGCTTCTGTTTATTCTGCTGTGCAGAAACTATGCTTGATATTGGGCTTTCTTAAGGAACTGCTCACAACAGTGCGCTTGTCAGATGGTTGTATTCTGCAGTTAGCGAAAACATGCTTTACTACATTCTTGGTGGATAATATGCAGCTATTACAATTAAAAGCAATCGGGGTTATTTGCACG GTGTTTTCGTCATACACACAGCACAGGAGTTACTTGGTTGATGAAATACTTCACCTTCTTCGCAAGTTGCAGTTTTCCAAAAATGCCGTCAGAACCTACCATCTAGCAGATGAAGACCAAAAGCAAATCCAGATGATAACAGCACTGTTAGTTCACCTGGTTCAGTTTAGTGCAATTGTTCCCAATAGCTTAAAAGGAACAGTTGATTGGACCACTATTGTTGATGCCTCCGGAGATGCTGATTATTATCCAATTAAATGCCATGAAGCGGCAACAGAGGCTTGTTGCCGTTTTTGGACTGATGTCCTTCAACGTTTTACTGCTGCTAAATCTCAAGATATGTCGGAAACCAAAGGAATAATAGATAATCTTGTTCAGGATTTCCTAATGATACTAAACTTGCCGGAGTATCCAGCTGCTGCTTCTATCCTTGAG GTTCTCTGTGTGTTGCTCCTTCAGAATGCTGGATTGAAATCTAAGGACACTAATGTTCGGTGCTTTGCTATTGATCTTCTTGGTGGTATTGCATCAAGATTGAAGCATGATTCGGTCATCTGTAGTGAAGAGAAGCTTTGGATATTGCAAGATCTCACTGATGCAGGTAGCGATGGCTCAAAAATCTTGAAAAACAAGTGCTGTGTTTGTCTTGGTGGAAGAGGTATAAATATAGCCTGTAATGAATGTGGAAGATGTTTCCATTCAGATTGTATGGGGGCTGCTAGCCAGGATAACTTAGAGCGTGATAGTGTTTGCCCCTTGTGTTTTTGCAAACAACAGCTCAATGTGCTACAGACGTACTGTCAGTCACAAATTAAAGAAAATGGCAAAAAAACTGCTGCGTCTACTAGTAAGAAATCTGCTAAACCAGCTGAGGTGCCAGCAGTGGATATTATTCAACAAATACTACTGAGTTATCTCCAAGAATCTGGTCCACAAGATGATGGGAACCTGTTTACTCGATG GTTCTATCTGTGCATCTGGAACAAAGAAAACCAACATTCTCaggaggagatcatctactatctCGCTAGATTAAAATCAAAAGAGATTCTGCGAGATTCTGGCAATGGTCTGGCAATTTCCAGAGATTCAGCAAAGAAAATTTGCTTGGCACTTGGTCAGAAGAACTCATTTTGCAGGGGTTTTGATAAAATTCTTGCTCTTCTTTTG GCTAGCTTGAGAGAAAATTCTCCTGTAATAAGAGCAAAAGCCTTGCGTGCG GTCAGCAGTATAGTTGAAGCTGACCCTGAGGTCTTGGGTGACAAACGTGTCCAATCTGCTGTCGAAGGGAGGTTTTGTGATTCGGCTATTTCTGTTCGTGAagctgcccttgaacttgttgggAGGCATATTGCTTCACATCCTGATGTGGGCCTGAAG TATATAGAAAAAGTTGCTGAGCGAATAAAGGACACTGGAGTCAGCGTTCGCAAGCGTGCAATCAAAATTATAAGGGATCTATGTGCTTCTAATCCAAACACAGACACAACACATGCCTTTGTGGAGATAATTTCTCGTGTTAATGATGAGGAATCCAGTGTACAG GATCTTGTATGTAAAACATTTTATGAACTATGGTTTGAAGAACCAACTGGGAGCCATAAGCACTTGGTTGCTGATGGAAGTTCAGTTCCAATGGAGATAGCTAAAAAGACTGAGCAAATTGTTGACATGTTGAGGAAGATGACCAATCACCAACCTCTGATTACCATCATAAAACGTAACTTGACTCTTGATTTCCTCCCTCAGTCAACCAAGGCTGCAGGGATTAACTCATACATGGTGGCATCAATTCAGAAGCGTTGCGAATTAATATGCAAACGCTTATTAGAAAGAATATTGCAG GTTGAGGAGGGAGCTGCTAAGGAGATGGAAATCCACATGCTTCCTTATATTGTTGCTTTGCAAGCATTTTGTATTGTTGATCCCACGCTCTGCATTCCAGTAACTGATCCTTCTAAGTTTGTTGTGACACTACAACCATACCTTAATATTCAG GTTGACAGTAAATCAGCTGCCCAGTTGCTTGAAAGTATTATTTTTGTGATTGATGCTGTTCTTCCACTCATAAGGAAGCCAACACAAAATGTTGTTGAAGAACTTGAGAAAGATCTGAAACATATGATAGTTCGCCATTCGTATTTGACAGTTGTACATGCCTGTATCAA GTGCCTTTGTGCTCTGAGCGAGTCAGCAGGTAGAGGTCCAGGATTAGTGGAAAACCTTGTCAATATTTTCTACAAGCATCTGTCTGGAGCTAATTCAGATAGTCAG TTATTGGGTCGATCACTGTTTTGTCTTGGACTCCTCCTTCGGTATGGTTATCAATTGATGCAAACATCTGAAAATCAGCTTGATTTTCCCAAGATTATCAACTTGCTCCAGAGAAAATATCTTCTCAGGGATGATTTTAGCTTGAAGGTTCGAGCTTTGCAG ACTTTGGGATACATACTTATTGCGAAGCCTGAATTTATGCTACAAAAGGATATGTTGAAACTCATAGAGACAGCACTATCTTCTGAGGTTGATTATAGATTAAAG ATTCAAGGACTTCAAAACCTCTATGAGTATCTCAGAGATGCTGAAAGCCAACTTACTGCCGAGAGCACTGTGAAACCTCCTGTCCGGTGTGAAATAAATGGCAGAAGTAAAGTGCCTGTTGCTGCTGGTGCTGGAGACACCAACATATGTGGTGGTATTATTCAATTGTATTGGAGTTCTATTCTTGAAAGGTGCttggatacaaatgatcaagttcGCCAGAGTGCACTTAAG ATTGTTGAAGTTGTACTCCGCCAGGGTTTAGTTCACCCTATTACCTGTGTTCCTCACCTTATAGCACTTGAAATGGACCCACTGGAGGGGAACTCAAAGTTGGCTCATCATCTGCTGATGAATATGAATGAAAA GTACCCTTTATTTTTTGAAAGCCGTTTGGGTGATGGACTACAAATGTCATTTAAATTCTTTGAATCCATAGTCAGCAACCATAAGATGGCAGCAAACATAAAATCAAATCCAATTGCATTTGTCAAACCTGGCATATCTAGAATATACCGTCTTATCCGTTCAAATCGAAATTCCAGAAACAAATTTGTCCACTCGATAGTTCGGAAATTCGAGTCTGATAGCCGGAGTCGCAGCACAGTTAGCTTTCTTGT ATACTGTGCCGAAGTTCTTGCCTCCCTGCCTTTCACATGCTCCGATGAACCACTTTACTTGATCTATGATATAAATCGAATTATTCACCTTAAAGCTGGAGGAGTTGAGAGCAATTTGAAAAGGTGGACTTCTATGTCTCAGTCTCAAAATACAGTGGATATGCCAACGTTGCCAGGAGAGAGGCATGTTGTCATGCAAGAGCCTGGCGGATATTATGATAACGTGGGCTATGCCCATGAAAGGGTGAATGCCAATCCTTGCAGTACTTCAGACGTGGACATGGCCAAAGTGCAGGTTGACGTGGATATGGCCAAAGTGCAG GGAGATTGCCTTGATGCAATAGCCCTTCAGCTACTGCTGAAATTGAAGAGACATTTGAAAGTTGTCTATAGTTTAGATGATGCCCGCTGTCAG TCATTTTCTCTAAAGGAGCCTCCGAAATCTGGAGAAACATTCTCCAGGCAGAATATTCCTTTTAATGTTAGCAGCACTAACATCAGTCTGCCGAGCTGCCTGCAGGACGTAGCTTCTGTTTACCAG GATTTCAAGACAGTGCTCCACGAAGATTCCATGGACTTTGCTGTGTTCATCCCTTCAGTCCAGATTAGGAAGCGCCCAACCCCGAGAAATACGACAAACCCAACCCCAAGAAGTACGACGAGGGTCAGGAGAACGGCTGCCTCGAGTGTTACAAAAGCCCGTGGTGGCGCACGTGGCGATGACTCCGACGACTCCGATGATGACGACTGGACCGGGGGCCCAAGAGTGCTTGACTTCAGTGGGGGTGGCCGTGTGACAAGGCAGAGGGTCCAAGTATGA